A portion of the Leifsonia sp. EB41 genome contains these proteins:
- a CDS encoding ABC-F family ATP-binding cassette domain-containing protein, whose translation MAHLLGAESLHLEYPTRVVFDSLTLGVSEGDRIGVVGRNGDGKSTLLSLLAGSVEPDSGRVTRRRDVTVGMLDQRDALPDALTVGRAIVGDRDEHTWAGDPRVRDVLAGLVSDVPWEATIGELSGGQRRRVALAALLVHDHDILFLDEPTNHLDIEGVAWLAAHLKRRWPAASGALVVVTHDRWFLDEVSTATWEVHDGIVEPFEGGYAAYILQRVERDRMASVAESKRQNLMRKELAWLRRGAPARSTKPKFRMDAAAALISDEPAPRDVVELTKLATARLGKDVVDLIDVTVEFPPKTVLRDVEWRIAPGERTGILGINGAGKSTLLGLVAGTVEPTAGRVKRGKTVKIATLTQQLDELEAVSDLRVSAVVADKRTTYLAGGKEVSPGQMLERLGFTNAQLSTPVKDLSGGQKRRLQLLLILLDEPNVLILDEPTNDLDTDMLAAMEDLLDGWPGTLLVVSHDRYLVERVTDQQYAVLDGAFRHLPGGVDEYLRLRRDRAAAPAAVSAVPAPASAPALSGAALRTAEKELASIDRRLTKLAGQVADHHESIARHDQSDYVGLGRLTEELRTLEGEIADQETRWLELSERLEG comes from the coding sequence ATGGCTCATCTCCTCGGCGCCGAGTCGCTGCATCTCGAATACCCGACACGGGTCGTCTTCGACTCGCTGACGCTGGGCGTCTCCGAGGGCGACAGGATCGGCGTCGTCGGACGCAACGGCGACGGCAAGTCCACCCTCCTCTCGCTGCTGGCCGGGAGCGTCGAGCCCGACTCCGGCCGGGTCACCCGCCGCCGCGACGTGACGGTCGGGATGCTCGACCAGCGCGACGCGCTGCCGGACGCGCTCACGGTCGGCCGGGCCATCGTCGGCGACCGCGACGAGCACACGTGGGCCGGCGACCCTCGGGTTCGCGACGTGCTGGCCGGGCTCGTCTCCGACGTGCCGTGGGAGGCCACGATCGGCGAGCTCTCCGGAGGCCAGCGCCGCCGGGTGGCGCTCGCCGCCCTCCTCGTGCACGACCACGACATCCTCTTCCTGGACGAGCCGACCAACCACCTCGACATCGAGGGCGTCGCGTGGCTCGCCGCCCACCTGAAGCGGCGCTGGCCGGCCGCCTCCGGCGCGCTCGTGGTGGTGACGCACGACCGCTGGTTCCTGGACGAGGTGTCGACGGCGACCTGGGAGGTCCACGACGGCATCGTCGAGCCGTTCGAGGGAGGCTATGCGGCCTACATCCTGCAGCGCGTCGAGCGCGACCGGATGGCGTCGGTCGCCGAGTCCAAGCGGCAGAACCTGATGCGCAAGGAGCTGGCGTGGCTGCGCCGCGGGGCTCCCGCGCGCTCCACCAAGCCGAAGTTCCGGATGGACGCCGCCGCCGCGCTCATCTCGGACGAGCCGGCCCCGCGCGACGTCGTCGAGCTCACGAAGCTGGCCACCGCCCGCCTCGGCAAGGACGTGGTGGACCTGATCGATGTCACGGTCGAGTTCCCGCCGAAGACCGTGCTGCGCGACGTGGAGTGGCGGATCGCGCCCGGCGAGCGTACCGGCATCCTCGGGATCAACGGCGCGGGCAAGTCCACGCTGCTCGGCCTCGTCGCCGGCACCGTCGAGCCGACCGCCGGCCGGGTCAAGCGCGGCAAGACCGTCAAGATCGCGACGCTCACGCAGCAGCTCGACGAGCTGGAGGCCGTCAGCGACCTCCGGGTGAGCGCCGTCGTCGCCGACAAGCGCACCACCTACCTCGCCGGCGGCAAGGAGGTTTCGCCCGGCCAGATGCTGGAGCGCCTCGGCTTCACGAACGCGCAGCTCTCCACGCCGGTCAAGGACCTCTCCGGCGGCCAGAAGCGCCGCCTCCAGCTCCTGCTGATCCTCCTGGACGAGCCGAACGTCCTCATCCTGGACGAGCCGACCAACGACCTCGACACCGACATGCTCGCCGCGATGGAGGACCTCCTCGATGGCTGGCCGGGCACGCTGCTGGTGGTGTCGCACGACCGGTACCTGGTCGAGCGGGTGACCGACCAGCAGTACGCGGTGCTGGACGGGGCCTTCCGGCACCTGCCGGGCGGGGTGGACGAGTACCTGCGACTGCGGCGCGACCGCGCGGCGGCGCCTGCTGCGGTCTCCGCTGTGCCCGCGCCCGCGTCGGCCCCCGCGCTGTCCGGCGCCGCCCTGCGCACCGCCGAGAAGGAGCTCGCCTCCATCGACCGCCGTCTCACCAAGCTGGCCGGCCAGGTCGCCGACCACCACGAGTCGATCGCCCGCCACGACCAGAGCGACTACGTCGGCCTCGGCCGCCTCACCGAGGAGCTGCGCACCCTGGAGGGCGAGATCGCCGACCAGGAGACCCGCTGGCTGGAACTGAGCGAGCGTCTCGAGGGCTGA
- the rsmA gene encoding 16S rRNA (adenine(1518)-N(6)/adenine(1519)-N(6))-dimethyltransferase RsmA — protein sequence MSELRLLGPAEIRDLAELLDVTPTKKLGQNFVIDGNTVRRIVRVAEVEAGDVVVEVGPGLGSLTLGLLETGARVVAVEIDRRLAGQLPLTVEQLAPSAAGRLTVVHQDALTVTELPERPTRLVANLPYNVSVPVLLHFLETFPTLRSGVVMVQAEVGHRIAAGPGSKVYGAPSVKAAWYGDWRTAGNVSRQIFWPVPNVDSVLVAFDRRAEPRGDEGLRRRTFALVDAAFQQRRKTLRQALSVVFGDPNSAATALEAAGISPSLRGEQLQLDDFVRLAETG from the coding sequence GTGAGCGAGCTGCGCCTGCTCGGGCCGGCCGAGATCCGCGACCTCGCGGAGCTGCTCGACGTCACCCCGACCAAGAAGCTCGGCCAGAACTTCGTGATCGACGGCAACACCGTCCGCCGGATCGTCCGGGTGGCGGAGGTGGAGGCGGGTGATGTCGTGGTGGAGGTTGGGCCCGGTCTCGGCTCCCTCACGCTCGGCCTCCTGGAGACCGGCGCGCGCGTCGTCGCCGTGGAGATCGACCGCCGGCTCGCCGGGCAGCTCCCCCTCACGGTCGAGCAGCTCGCGCCCTCCGCGGCCGGGCGGCTGACCGTCGTGCACCAGGACGCGCTCACGGTGACGGAGCTGCCGGAGCGGCCGACGCGGCTGGTCGCCAACCTCCCGTACAACGTCTCGGTGCCCGTGCTGCTGCACTTCCTGGAGACCTTCCCGACCCTCCGCTCCGGCGTGGTGATGGTGCAAGCGGAGGTCGGCCACCGCATCGCCGCCGGCCCCGGCTCGAAGGTCTACGGCGCGCCCAGCGTGAAGGCCGCCTGGTACGGCGATTGGCGCACGGCGGGCAACGTCAGCCGGCAGATCTTCTGGCCGGTGCCCAACGTGGACTCGGTGCTCGTCGCCTTCGACCGTCGTGCGGAGCCGCGCGGCGACGAGGGGCTCCGCCGCCGCACGTTCGCCCTCGTGGACGCCGCGTTCCAGCAGCGCAGGAAGACCCTCCGCCAAGCCCTCTCCGTCGTCTTCGGCGACCCCAACAGTGCCGCGACCGCCCTGGAGGCCGCGGGGATCAGCCCCTCGCTCCGGGGCGAGCAGCTCCAGCTCGACGACTTCGTGAGACTCGCCGAAACCGGCTGA
- a CDS encoding glycosyltransferase encodes MLHSLTQLFTLYAQYDHLVSVSPTLSDVNRASLAEFAPPEKFLSALNTVDAEHILQNAKGDLRKAAFDEEAGSVPDWVESLLAPAEGVTTFVNVGRLSPEKNQERLIRAFAQVHAENPKTRLVIVGAGPLQEHLETVVATLGLQGSVYLTGMQRNPHAIMAKADCFVLSSDYEGQPMVILEALVLDLPIVTVEFASAKNALPAGTGLVVPQSVDGVADGMRAFLRGEVPAGAFDWAGYNRKAVGEFYRAIGAQPVVAAAPEVEKAAPSAVPLDAPEPASAPETTPTEAAAAE; translated from the coding sequence ATGCTGCACTCGCTCACCCAGCTCTTCACCCTGTACGCGCAGTACGACCACCTGGTGTCGGTCTCCCCCACGCTGTCCGACGTGAACCGGGCGTCGCTGGCGGAGTTCGCACCGCCGGAGAAGTTCCTGTCGGCCCTCAACACCGTGGACGCCGAGCACATCCTGCAGAACGCGAAGGGCGACCTCCGCAAGGCGGCCTTCGACGAGGAGGCCGGGAGCGTCCCCGACTGGGTCGAGTCGCTGCTGGCGCCGGCCGAGGGCGTCACCACCTTCGTCAACGTCGGACGGCTGTCGCCGGAGAAGAACCAGGAACGGCTCATCCGCGCCTTCGCGCAGGTGCATGCCGAGAATCCGAAGACCCGGCTGGTCATCGTCGGCGCCGGCCCGCTCCAGGAGCACCTGGAGACGGTCGTCGCCACGCTCGGCCTGCAGGGCTCGGTCTACCTGACCGGGATGCAGCGCAACCCGCACGCGATCATGGCGAAGGCGGACTGCTTCGTGCTGTCGAGCGACTACGAGGGCCAGCCGATGGTCATCCTGGAGGCGCTCGTCCTCGACCTCCCGATCGTGACGGTCGAGTTCGCCTCGGCGAAGAACGCCCTCCCGGCGGGCACCGGCCTGGTCGTCCCGCAGTCGGTCGACGGCGTCGCGGACGGGATGCGCGCGTTCCTGCGCGGCGAGGTCCCGGCCGGAGCGTTCGACTGGGCGGGGTACAACCGCAAGGCGGTCGGCGAGTTCTACCGGGCGATCGGTGCGCAGCCGGTTGTCGCGGCGGCTCCGGAGGTGGAGAAGGCTGCGCCGTCGGCGGTGCCGCTGGACGCGCCGGAACCGGCTTCGGCTCCCGAGACGACGCCGACGGAGGCTGCGGCGGCCGAGTAG
- a CDS encoding 4-(cytidine 5'-diphospho)-2-C-methyl-D-erythritol kinase, protein MVEAGSGWDVDSVHVRAPGKINVFMRVGAVRDDGYHDVATAYQAVSLYEDVRAYRADDFSVSFAGSVDTSGLATDGTNLAIKAAKLLAKKTGHTGGVRLEIDKHVPIAGGMGGGSADAAATLVACDALWGTELGREELLALAARLGADVPFALIGGTAIGTGRGDRLSPALATGQFQWVLALPEGELSTPAVYSELDRHRQRHVGEIAPAERSPSVDAEILQALRAGDPAMLAEALTNDLQAPAIHLAPSIAEVLELGELNGALAGIVSGSGPTVAFLTADLDNALDLQIALSASRIRAVRATGPVHGARVVGD, encoded by the coding sequence ATGGTCGAGGCGGGTTCGGGGTGGGACGTCGATTCCGTGCATGTGCGTGCGCCGGGAAAGATCAACGTGTTCATGCGCGTCGGCGCCGTCCGCGACGACGGCTACCACGACGTCGCGACCGCCTACCAGGCCGTCTCGCTCTATGAGGACGTCCGCGCGTACCGGGCCGACGACTTCTCGGTCAGCTTCGCGGGCAGCGTCGACACGAGCGGCCTGGCGACCGACGGCACGAACCTGGCCATCAAGGCCGCCAAGCTGCTGGCCAAGAAGACCGGCCACACCGGCGGCGTCCGGCTGGAGATCGACAAGCACGTCCCTATAGCGGGCGGCATGGGCGGAGGCTCGGCCGACGCCGCGGCGACCCTGGTCGCCTGCGACGCGCTGTGGGGCACCGAGCTCGGCCGCGAGGAGCTGCTCGCCCTGGCCGCGCGGCTTGGCGCCGATGTCCCCTTCGCACTGATCGGCGGCACGGCGATCGGCACCGGCCGCGGCGATCGGCTGAGCCCGGCGCTGGCGACCGGGCAGTTCCAGTGGGTGCTCGCGCTGCCGGAGGGCGAGCTCAGCACGCCCGCTGTCTACAGCGAGCTCGACCGCCACCGGCAGCGGCACGTCGGCGAGATCGCGCCGGCCGAGCGCAGCCCGAGCGTGGATGCGGAGATCCTGCAGGCGTTGCGCGCAGGCGACCCGGCGATGCTGGCCGAAGCGCTCACGAACGACCTCCAGGCGCCGGCCATCCACCTGGCCCCGAGCATCGCCGAGGTGCTGGAGCTCGGCGAGCTGAACGGCGCGCTCGCGGGAATCGTGTCCGGCTCCGGTCCGACCGTGGCGTTCCTGACGGCGGACCTCGACAACGCGCTCGACCTGCAGATCGCGCTCAGCGCCTCCCGGATCCGCGCGGTGCGGGCGACCGGTCCCGTGCACGGGGCGCGGGTCGTCGGGGACTGA
- a CDS encoding MarR family winged helix-turn-helix transcriptional regulator, translating into MAEAQDPGARTGARDEVDRIVGAWLRERPDLDFAPLQVLSRVDRLSRHLDRARRGAFDRSDLDSWEFDVLSALRRAGSPFQLSPKSLLQQTLVSSGTMTNRIDRLVARGLVERRTDPNDGRGILVQMTTQGLARVDAAITRLVDAEADLLEALSPVEQERLAGLLRKLSLGFDAGA; encoded by the coding sequence ATGGCGGAGGCACAGGACCCGGGGGCGCGCACCGGCGCACGCGACGAGGTCGACCGCATCGTCGGCGCGTGGCTGCGCGAGCGCCCCGACCTCGACTTCGCGCCGCTGCAGGTGCTCTCCCGCGTCGACCGGCTCTCCCGGCACCTCGACCGCGCCCGCCGCGGCGCGTTCGACCGCTCCGACCTCGACTCGTGGGAGTTCGACGTGCTCTCGGCGCTGCGCCGCGCGGGGTCGCCGTTCCAGCTCAGCCCCAAGTCGCTCCTCCAGCAGACCCTGGTGTCGTCCGGCACGATGACCAACCGGATCGACCGCCTCGTCGCCCGCGGTCTGGTCGAGCGCCGCACCGACCCCAACGACGGCCGCGGCATCCTCGTGCAGATGACGACGCAGGGTCTGGCCCGCGTGGACGCCGCGATCACGCGCCTGGTGGACGCCGAGGCCGACCTCCTGGAGGCGCTCTCCCCCGTCGAGCAGGAGCGCCTCGCCGGCCTGCTGCGCAAGCTCAGCCTCGGCTTCGACGCCGGCGCGTGA
- a CDS encoding LuxR C-terminal-related transcriptional regulator: MTDELAILRPLFGRDRARETILLVAHRAIDRGGAVLVTGEAGLGKTSLLADIAERLDGWTVLRVSADSFESDLAYATVETLVRGLTALRTANDATIRPPAPEDDALTVGRLLLDAIDGLTGPVCLIVDDAQWVDEPSARALRFVVRRLSDRGFLFTAASRPQPNSVTALFDDLAATSVNHARIDLTPLTVSDTQELAEHLLGHAVSRRTATRLTEATQGSPLLLSVLLGQLRDTFEQALHPAGWDLPDTAIMPLATAISAALEGADPSVRTAAEFVAVLRDPLPAPVVGSIAARLDVRLDLPGAVTRGLVLGRARDGVLWVEPAHALLADALAAELSVERRVAIHRVAAEVLDGHRALRHRVEAADTADPLLVDELLTAALAAADQGHAEQAMSYARSATHLATDGELERALIELGLIAMRFRLHEQILDLRPAIEALAPSPARDAVLLELRTLSRDVPGALELALKLEAAPATTPDERAIRTHVAEAIPKVLMAMGDFAGVLDHLETARAHIAECPRPEEVADPALRWLAEPDEHLVRLLGWALNSAAHARRPDLFAPLTAELDEVLAQHESPAAVDALVARSRVFILGGDVEHARADLARANELLRRFPSSWTAGFARTIYAHILFLVGEWEESVTLADTAVALALDETDLSGWPIALWTSALVRAGRGEADPVGERLRSAARADPRFIGSYDGDLPFLARAELSRALGRPEEQLRATADAEAAATRASTLGWLTYRVDALATLGRAAEARAAYERCVAPGLWRPYYGSLRWLEGRVLEAEGRTAEAVTAYREAAQECRFAFPEAVAALDAGRLLAADPDAGDDTDDRDDAETLLEAAATTFRALGASSYLARTAQHLDSVRSARSHPADGERGSDDGIADPLATLTTRERQVAHALAAGMTNKEIAERLYVSVTTVNFHVRNILAKLGMRSRRELRSLALPRRRPVRSDRPVKS, from the coding sequence GTGACCGACGAGCTGGCGATCCTACGCCCACTCTTCGGACGCGACCGGGCCAGGGAGACCATCCTCCTCGTCGCCCACCGCGCGATCGACCGCGGCGGCGCCGTGCTCGTCACCGGCGAGGCGGGGCTGGGCAAGACGTCCCTGCTCGCCGACATCGCCGAGCGGCTGGACGGCTGGACCGTGCTGCGGGTGAGCGCCGACTCGTTCGAGTCCGACCTCGCGTACGCGACGGTCGAGACGCTCGTGCGCGGGCTGACTGCCCTGCGCACCGCGAACGACGCCACCATCCGCCCTCCCGCACCGGAGGACGACGCCCTCACCGTCGGGAGGCTGCTCCTCGACGCGATCGACGGCCTGACCGGGCCGGTGTGCCTCATCGTGGACGACGCGCAGTGGGTGGACGAGCCGTCGGCGCGGGCGCTCCGCTTCGTCGTGCGGCGGCTGTCCGACCGCGGCTTCCTGTTCACGGCGGCCTCCCGCCCGCAGCCGAACAGCGTGACCGCCCTGTTCGACGACCTCGCGGCGACCTCCGTCAACCACGCCCGCATCGACCTCACCCCGCTCACCGTCTCCGACACGCAGGAGCTCGCCGAGCACCTCCTGGGCCACGCCGTCTCGCGCCGCACCGCGACCCGCCTCACCGAGGCGACGCAGGGCTCCCCGCTGCTGCTCTCCGTACTCCTCGGGCAGCTCCGCGACACGTTCGAGCAGGCGCTGCACCCCGCGGGCTGGGACCTCCCCGACACCGCGATCATGCCGCTCGCGACGGCCATCTCCGCGGCGCTGGAGGGCGCCGACCCGTCCGTGCGCACCGCGGCCGAGTTCGTCGCCGTTCTGCGCGACCCGCTGCCCGCGCCCGTCGTCGGCAGCATCGCCGCGCGGCTCGACGTCAGGCTCGACCTGCCCGGCGCTGTGACGCGCGGGCTCGTCCTCGGCCGCGCCCGCGACGGCGTGCTCTGGGTGGAGCCGGCGCACGCGCTGCTCGCCGACGCGCTCGCCGCCGAGCTGAGCGTGGAGCGCCGGGTCGCCATCCACCGGGTCGCCGCCGAGGTGCTGGACGGCCACCGCGCGCTCCGGCACCGGGTGGAGGCCGCCGACACCGCCGACCCGCTGCTGGTCGACGAGCTGCTCACCGCCGCGCTGGCCGCCGCCGACCAGGGCCACGCCGAGCAGGCGATGAGCTATGCGCGCTCGGCGACCCACCTGGCCACCGACGGCGAGCTGGAGCGGGCGCTGATCGAGCTGGGACTGATCGCGATGCGGTTCCGCCTGCACGAGCAGATCCTGGACCTGCGCCCTGCGATCGAGGCCCTGGCGCCGTCGCCCGCGCGCGACGCGGTGCTGCTAGAGCTGCGCACCCTCTCCCGCGACGTGCCCGGCGCGCTGGAGCTGGCGTTGAAGCTGGAGGCCGCGCCCGCGACCACGCCGGACGAGCGCGCGATCCGCACCCACGTCGCCGAGGCGATCCCGAAGGTGCTCATGGCGATGGGCGACTTCGCCGGCGTCCTCGACCACCTGGAGACCGCACGCGCGCACATCGCGGAGTGCCCGCGGCCCGAGGAGGTCGCCGACCCGGCGCTGCGCTGGCTCGCGGAGCCCGACGAGCACCTGGTTCGCCTGCTCGGCTGGGCGCTCAACTCGGCAGCGCACGCGCGCCGCCCCGACCTGTTCGCACCGCTCACGGCCGAGCTGGACGAGGTGCTGGCGCAGCACGAGTCGCCCGCCGCCGTCGACGCGCTCGTCGCGCGGTCCCGGGTGTTCATCCTCGGCGGCGACGTCGAGCACGCCCGCGCCGACCTGGCCAGGGCGAACGAGCTCCTCCGCCGCTTCCCGTCGAGCTGGACCGCCGGTTTCGCCCGCACGATCTACGCGCACATCCTCTTCCTCGTCGGCGAGTGGGAGGAGTCGGTCACGCTGGCCGACACGGCAGTGGCGCTCGCACTGGACGAGACCGACCTGTCGGGCTGGCCGATCGCCCTGTGGACCTCCGCCCTGGTCCGCGCCGGACGCGGCGAGGCCGACCCGGTGGGCGAGCGACTGCGCTCGGCCGCGCGGGCCGATCCGCGCTTCATCGGCTCCTACGACGGCGACCTCCCGTTCCTCGCCAGAGCCGAGCTGTCCCGCGCGCTCGGCCGTCCGGAGGAGCAGCTTCGGGCGACGGCCGACGCCGAGGCCGCGGCGACGCGCGCCTCCACCCTCGGCTGGCTCACGTACCGGGTCGACGCGCTCGCGACCCTCGGCCGTGCGGCCGAGGCGCGTGCCGCCTACGAGCGCTGCGTCGCGCCGGGGCTGTGGCGGCCCTACTACGGCTCGCTGCGCTGGCTCGAAGGCCGGGTGCTGGAGGCCGAGGGCCGGACCGCCGAGGCGGTGACCGCGTACCGGGAGGCCGCGCAGGAGTGCCGCTTCGCGTTCCCCGAGGCGGTCGCGGCGCTTGACGCCGGCCGGCTGCTCGCGGCGGACCCCGACGCCGGGGACGACACCGACGACCGCGACGACGCCGAGACCCTCCTCGAGGCCGCCGCCACGACCTTTCGGGCACTCGGAGCCAGCAGCTACCTCGCCCGCACCGCGCAGCACCTCGACTCGGTGCGCTCGGCCCGGAGTCACCCGGCCGACGGCGAGCGCGGCTCCGACGACGGCATCGCGGACCCGCTCGCCACGCTCACGACGCGCGAGCGGCAGGTCGCCCACGCGCTGGCCGCCGGCATGACCAACAAGGAGATCGCGGAGCGGCTGTACGTCTCCGTCACGACCGTCAACTTCCACGTGCGCAACATCCTCGCGAAGCTCGGGATGCGCTCCCGCCGCGAGCTGCGCTCGCTCGCACTCCCCCGCCGCCGGCCCGTCAGGAGCGATCGACCCGTCAAGAGTTGA
- a CDS encoding acyl-CoA dehydrogenase family protein: MPTHTVVNQAADPVLNQSPPRVDVDEFAANLPLREAVERYDADWALSDLGAVGRLVGSAEFQADAERANVREPQLRTFDRWGARIDEVDYDESYHRIIRHAVAAGAHTSAWAEPRPGANVARAATFMLFAQVEPGHACPVSMSHAAVPALAASPELAAEWVPRLLSREYDGRLGAGKPSALFGMAMTEKQGGSDVRANTTRALADGDGRWLLTGHKWFCSAPMSDAFLVLAQTAGGLSCFVVPRVLEDGTRNVFLIQRLKDKLGNRSNASSEIEFADTVGYLLGEEGRGVRTILEMVNRTRLDCVLGSAAGMRQAVAEAAWHVRHRAALGRRLVEQPAMTAVLADLALESEAATAVALRLARAHDDDASEAEVAFRRLATAVSKYWVCKRGPGHAYEAMECLGGNGYTEAFPLARRYREQPVMAIWEGSGNVIALDVLRAIGRDPASVAAFDAELATARGAHAAYDAHHDRLRRAVADADESSARTLVAALAVALQASLLIRHAPPAVADAFVAARLGPDRGSLYGELPAGVDSAGIVARA; the protein is encoded by the coding sequence ATGCCGACCCACACCGTCGTGAATCAGGCCGCCGATCCCGTCCTCAACCAATCCCCGCCGCGCGTCGACGTGGACGAGTTCGCCGCGAACCTCCCGCTGCGGGAGGCCGTCGAGCGCTACGACGCCGACTGGGCGCTGTCCGACCTCGGTGCGGTCGGCCGGCTGGTCGGGTCGGCCGAGTTCCAGGCGGACGCCGAGCGGGCGAACGTGCGCGAGCCGCAGCTGCGGACCTTCGACCGGTGGGGCGCGCGGATCGACGAGGTCGACTACGACGAGAGCTACCACCGCATCATCCGGCACGCCGTCGCCGCGGGAGCGCACACCTCCGCCTGGGCCGAGCCGCGGCCCGGCGCGAACGTCGCGCGCGCCGCGACCTTCATGCTGTTCGCGCAGGTCGAGCCGGGGCACGCCTGTCCCGTCTCGATGTCGCACGCGGCGGTCCCGGCGCTGGCCGCCTCCCCGGAGCTCGCGGCCGAGTGGGTGCCGCGGCTGCTGTCCCGCGAGTACGACGGCCGGCTCGGGGCGGGCAAGCCGTCTGCGCTGTTCGGGATGGCGATGACCGAGAAGCAGGGCGGCTCCGACGTGCGCGCCAACACCACGCGGGCGCTCGCCGACGGCGACGGGCGCTGGCTGCTGACCGGCCACAAGTGGTTCTGCTCCGCGCCGATGTCCGACGCGTTCCTGGTGCTCGCGCAGACCGCGGGCGGCCTGAGCTGCTTCGTCGTGCCCCGGGTGCTGGAGGACGGCACCCGCAACGTCTTCCTGATCCAGCGGCTGAAGGACAAGCTCGGGAACCGCTCGAACGCCTCCAGCGAGATCGAGTTCGCGGACACGGTCGGCTACCTCCTGGGCGAGGAGGGCCGTGGCGTCCGCACCATCCTGGAGATGGTGAACCGCACCAGGCTCGACTGCGTGCTCGGCAGCGCGGCGGGGATGCGGCAGGCCGTCGCGGAGGCGGCCTGGCACGTCCGGCATCGCGCGGCGCTCGGCCGCCGCCTGGTCGAGCAGCCCGCGATGACGGCGGTGCTCGCCGACCTGGCGCTGGAGTCGGAGGCGGCGACGGCGGTCGCGCTGCGGCTGGCCCGCGCGCACGACGACGACGCCTCGGAGGCCGAGGTCGCGTTCCGACGGCTGGCCACAGCGGTGAGCAAGTACTGGGTCTGCAAGCGCGGTCCGGGCCACGCCTACGAGGCGATGGAGTGCCTGGGCGGCAACGGCTACACGGAGGCGTTCCCGCTGGCCCGGCGCTATCGGGAGCAGCCGGTTATGGCGATCTGGGAGGGCTCGGGCAATGTGATCGCGCTGGACGTGCTGCGCGCCATCGGGCGCGACCCGGCGAGCGTGGCGGCGTTCGACGCCGAGCTCGCGACGGCCCGCGGAGCGCACGCGGCGTACGACGCGCACCACGACCGGCTGCGCCGCGCGGTGGCGGACGCGGACGAGTCGTCGGCGCGCACCCTGGTCGCCGCGCTCGCGGTGGCTCTGCAGGCGTCGCTGCTCATCCGTCACGCGCCGCCGGCGGTCGCCGACGCCTTCGTCGCGGCACGGCTCGGGCCGGATCGCGGGTCGCTCTACGGGGAGCTGCCGGCGGGGGTGGATTCCGCGGGGATCGTCGCGCGGGCCTGA
- a CDS encoding GNAT family N-acetyltransferase, which produces MRIPTSLTTDRLVLRPWSEEDAGFAFDLYSRWEVAQFLGRTPAVMTERVEASRRIARLQALEDDLRAFRVVELADATPVGTVMLQPIPASGAEPLRPSGDTEIGWHFHPDHWGHGYAAESARALLMAALADLPRVVAVTYPDNTASQRVCERIGMHRLGPSDAYYNVRMELFEALATEDISADTPPRSS; this is translated from the coding sequence GTGCGCATCCCCACCTCCCTCACCACAGACCGGCTCGTCCTGCGCCCGTGGAGCGAGGAGGACGCCGGCTTCGCCTTCGACCTCTATTCGCGGTGGGAGGTGGCGCAGTTCCTCGGCCGCACCCCCGCCGTGATGACCGAGCGGGTGGAGGCCTCCCGGCGCATCGCGCGGCTGCAGGCTTTGGAGGACGACCTGCGGGCGTTCCGGGTCGTGGAGCTGGCGGACGCGACGCCGGTCGGCACGGTCATGCTGCAGCCCATCCCCGCATCGGGTGCCGAGCCGCTGCGCCCGTCCGGCGACACGGAGATCGGCTGGCACTTCCACCCCGACCACTGGGGCCACGGTTATGCGGCGGAGTCGGCGCGCGCACTGCTTATGGCGGCGCTCGCCGACCTCCCCCGGGTGGTCGCGGTCACGTACCCGGACAACACTGCCTCCCAGCGCGTCTGCGAGCGCATCGGAATGCACCGGCTCGGCCCGTCGGACGCGTATTACAACGTGCGAATGGAGCTGTTCGAAGCGCTGGCAACGGAGGATATCTCGGCCGACACTCCGCCCCGCAGCAGCTAA